Below is a genomic region from Luteitalea sp..
TGGCATCCACCGCGACAGGGCTGCCGGCTGAAGGCCATGTCCATTGAGGTGATCCCATGAAGCGATTGATCCAATGGTCGATCGACCATCACTGGATAGTGCTCGTGCTGGCCATCCTGCTGGCCGGATCAGGGCTGTGGATCGCGCGCGCGATGCCGGTCGATGTGTTCCCCGATCTGACCGCGCCAACCGTCACGGTGCTGACGGAAGGCGGTGGCATGGCACCCGAGGAGATGGAAACGCTCGTGACGTTCCCCATTGAAACCGCCATCAACGGGGCCTCAGGCGTGCGGCGCGTCCGGTCCGCGACGGCGATGGGCATCGCCGTCGTGTGGGTCGAGTTCGACTGGGGCACCGATATCTTTCGCGCACGGCAGATCGTGTCCGAGAAGCTGGCGCTCGTGGGCAGCAGTCTGCCGCCACAGGTCGAGCGACCAATCTTGGCGCCCATCTCTTCGATCATGGGCGAGATCCTGTTCTTCGCGATCTCGTCGGACGTGGACGACCCGCTCGCGCTCCGAACGGCCGCCGATACGCTGGTCCGACGGCGACTCCTCGCGGTCGCGGGCGTCTCGCAAGTGACGCCCATCGGCGGTGCCGAACGG
It encodes:
- a CDS encoding CusA/CzcA family heavy metal efflux RND transporter; translation: MKRLIQWSIDHHWIVLVLAILLAGSGLWIARAMPVDVFPDLTAPTVTVLTEGGGMAPEEMETLVTFPIETAINGASGVRRVRSATAMGIAVVWVEFDWGTDIFRARQIVSEKLALVGSSLPPQVERPILAPISSIMGEILFFAISSDVDDPLALRTAADTLVRRRLLAVAGVSQVTPIGGAER